In Chitinophagales bacterium, one DNA window encodes the following:
- the trmB gene encoding tRNA (guanosine(46)-N7)-methyltransferase TrmB has translation MAKKKLLHLSELAHFSNVFQHRKDLKGMWQESVFKNNNNITLELGCGKGEYSISLARQFITRNFIGIDIKGSRIWRGAKTALEENRINVVFLRAYIDHLTEYFTSEEVHEIWIPFPDPYPENRNARKRLTAARFLDRYRKILKPGGIIHLKTDDMMLYTFTLETLEKNDCRIIFCSDNILPLYETDKMLSIQTFYEQKHISKGKTIKYIRFSFK, from the coding sequence GTGGCTAAGAAAAAATTATTACATCTTTCAGAGCTGGCGCACTTCTCCAATGTATTCCAGCATCGGAAAGATTTAAAGGGTATGTGGCAGGAATCAGTTTTTAAAAACAATAACAACATTACCCTGGAACTGGGGTGTGGTAAAGGAGAATATTCTATATCACTTGCACGTCAGTTTATTACCCGGAATTTTATTGGCATAGATATAAAAGGCAGCCGTATATGGCGCGGCGCGAAAACAGCGCTGGAAGAAAACAGAATAAATGTTGTTTTTCTTCGTGCTTATATTGATCATCTTACTGAATATTTTACCAGCGAAGAAGTACATGAAATCTGGATTCCTTTTCCTGATCCTTATCCTGAAAACCGTAATGCACGAAAGAGGCTTACCGCGGCACGTTTTCTTGACAGGTACCGTAAAATACTTAAACCAGGTGGAATCATTCATTTAAAAACCGATGATATGATGTTGTATACGTTCACACTGGAAACACTCGAAAAAAATGATTGTCGTATTATTTTTTGCTCGGACAACATCCTTCCACTATATGAAACTGATAAAATGCTGTCCATACAAACTTTCTATGAACAAAAGCATATTTCTAAAGGTAAAACAATAAAATACATCAGATTCAGCTTTAAATAG
- a CDS encoding SBBP repeat-containing protein, giving the protein MRQIYFTILFAIVNISVKAGSIDLFASPFSFSGFVENQGQIRDQYGITNSDVKYLYSNGLFNLQLRSNGFSYEIFKEDRIAMPHPEAGISDKDHDIYKPAQRSVLSSNRIDVIFEHANPSPIIIAEENSDTYFNYFISPAYNNGIRQVQAFNRISYKDIYPGIDLVFTANSNFELEYFFVVHPKAKASLIKMQYKGASAIALDKNNNLSAKSLTGFIRETNLFCYLGESKKHVFAKRRIHNRELSFEVPSFIDNTLIIDPNIIWGSYYGGNGNEGINTEITVDHGGKPIIAGTTSSTSLIASTGAYQNNFQGVLDICVAKFKTDGNLGWATYFGGSEQDIGYSITSDTSNNIYVAGNTTSDGLATDGAYMTHRAGQGDGILIKFNGSGMLLWSTYYGGSSPDQGRKVCVDNYGHVFMAGYCNSDEGIATPGTYQETYGGSGDAYVAMFTTKGVLRWGTYFSGAGQDRAHAVTADGKGAVYIEGTCESSSGIATNGAHQTTFGGATDAFLAKFDTSNGHLFWATYYGGEAEDHGRGVVCDAEGNVYITGFTGSKNNIATAGAYQQLLNLDGTPGGFDALLAKFSTDGKRIWGSYYGGEGNDTFYGMAIDSNSNIYIAGSTRSAEGIATPNAIQPAIDDAYNSDAALAKFDKNGNLLMGTYWGEESSDGFYDISTDTEGFVFADGHTCGALPVTPGVYQLQNNGECDYAVYKIYCGDNCYDVNEPNETRSSAALITATTATDSWGYSANIASSEDHDWFKVKIKSDYTNLKITLADITRTYTIKLYNDQGIIIDSSQFNGLNPQQVIFNNDQTGTVFIQIAHDNQQFDPDNCYRLLVNKSSTPFTFQKEKYNQWCSNCNIIDFTITPNPAGKYLNIFFTSQSPPRGAITLYDMVNKPVFTKQVRVEEGQAMYQIILPSLPAGYYICEWKEDETVIRKKVMINQ; this is encoded by the coding sequence ATGAGACAAATTTATTTTACCATACTATTTGCTATTGTAAATATTTCTGTAAAGGCCGGTTCTATAGATTTATTTGCTTCACCCTTTTCATTTTCGGGTTTCGTAGAAAACCAGGGTCAAATCCGCGATCAGTATGGTATTACTAATAGTGATGTAAAATATTTATATTCTAACGGCTTGTTTAATCTTCAACTGAGAAGTAATGGTTTTAGTTATGAAATTTTTAAAGAAGATCGAATAGCAATGCCTCATCCCGAAGCAGGCATCTCTGATAAAGACCATGATATTTATAAACCTGCGCAACGGTCTGTACTTTCATCGAACCGAATAGATGTGATATTTGAGCATGCTAATCCGTCACCCATAATTATTGCGGAGGAGAATTCCGATACCTACTTTAATTATTTTATTTCACCTGCTTACAATAATGGGATCAGGCAAGTACAGGCTTTTAACAGGATCAGCTATAAAGATATTTACCCGGGAATTGACCTTGTATTTACGGCGAATTCAAATTTTGAACTGGAATATTTTTTTGTAGTGCATCCAAAAGCCAAGGCATCACTCATTAAGATGCAATACAAGGGTGCATCTGCAATAGCGCTTGACAAAAATAACAACCTGTCTGCTAAATCTCTAACAGGCTTTATAAGGGAAACCAATCTGTTTTGCTATTTAGGCGAAAGCAAAAAACACGTCTTTGCAAAACGGAGAATACACAATAGAGAGCTAAGTTTTGAGGTACCTTCTTTTATAGATAACACGCTTATTATTGATCCGAATATTATATGGGGTTCTTATTATGGAGGAAACGGAAACGAGGGAATAAATACTGAAATAACAGTTGATCATGGTGGTAAGCCGATAATTGCCGGCACTACTTCGAGCACTAGTTTAATTGCAAGCACGGGTGCTTACCAGAATAATTTTCAGGGTGTGCTTGATATTTGTGTAGCCAAATTTAAAACGGATGGGAACCTGGGCTGGGCCACTTATTTCGGAGGCAGTGAACAGGATATCGGTTACAGTATTACCTCTGATACCAGTAATAATATTTATGTGGCAGGAAACACCACGAGTGATGGCCTGGCCACGGATGGTGCATACATGACCCACCGTGCCGGTCAGGGTGATGGCATTTTGATAAAATTTAATGGTTCAGGTATGTTGTTGTGGAGCACCTATTATGGAGGTTCCAGTCCTGATCAAGGAAGAAAGGTATGTGTAGATAATTATGGACACGTTTTCATGGCAGGCTATTGTAACAGCGACGAGGGAATTGCCACTCCGGGTACCTATCAGGAAACTTATGGTGGTTCCGGCGATGCTTACGTTGCAATGTTTACCACTAAGGGTGTGCTTCGTTGGGGAACTTACTTCAGTGGTGCAGGTCAGGACAGGGCTCACGCTGTTACCGCTGATGGCAAAGGAGCAGTATACATAGAAGGAACCTGTGAAAGTTCGTCAGGTATCGCTACGAACGGGGCGCATCAGACAACTTTCGGAGGTGCCACTGATGCATTTCTCGCCAAATTTGATACCTCTAACGGGCATCTGTTCTGGGCCACTTATTACGGAGGTGAGGCAGAAGATCATGGAAGAGGTGTAGTATGTGATGCCGAAGGAAATGTATATATCACGGGCTTCACCGGCAGTAAGAATAATATTGCTACTGCGGGTGCCTATCAGCAACTGCTGAACCTGGACGGAACGCCGGGAGGCTTTGATGCATTGCTTGCAAAATTCAGCACTGACGGGAAACGCATTTGGGGATCATACTATGGTGGTGAAGGAAATGACACGTTTTACGGAATGGCTATTGACAGTAATTCAAATATTTATATTGCCGGTTCCACCCGCAGTGCAGAAGGCATTGCCACGCCGAATGCTATTCAACCTGCTATTGATGATGCTTATAATTCTGATGCAGCGCTTGCTAAGTTTGATAAAAATGGAAACTTATTGATGGGAACCTATTGGGGAGAAGAGAGTAGCGATGGATTTTATGATATCAGTACAGACACGGAAGGGTTCGTGTTTGCTGACGGCCATACGTGTGGTGCTCTTCCGGTTACACCCGGGGTTTATCAGCTTCAAAATAATGGTGAATGCGATTATGCGGTATATAAAATTTACTGTGGTGATAATTGTTATGATGTTAATGAGCCAAATGAGACCCGCTCTTCGGCAGCATTAATCACCGCTACTACAGCTACCGATAGCTGGGGTTACAGTGCTAATATTGCTTCTTCAGAAGATCATGACTGGTTTAAGGTGAAAATAAAATCAGACTATACCAACCTTAAAATAACCCTGGCGGATATAACGCGTACCTATACCATAAAACTTTATAATGATCAGGGAATAATTATCGACAGCTCACAGTTCAATGGACTGAATCCGCAACAGGTAATTTTTAACAATGATCAAACCGGAACCGTCTTCATTCAAATTGCTCACGATAACCAGCAGTTTGATCCGGATAATTGCTACCGGCTGCTCGTAAACAAAAGCAGCACACCTTTTACTTTTCAGAAGGAAAAATATAACCAATGGTGTTCAAATTGTAATATCATTGATTTTACAATTACACCCAATCCTGCTGGCAAATATTTAAATATCTTTTTTACCTCCCAAAGTCCACCACGGGGAGCTATTACTTTATATGACATGGTGAACAAACCCGTATTTACCAAGCAGGTACGGGTGGAAGAAGGGCAGGCAATGTATCAAATTATATTGCCATCATTACCGGCGGGTTATTATATATGTGAATGGAAAGAAGATGAAACGGTGATTAGAAAGAAGGTAATGATTAACCAATAA
- a CDS encoding MGMT family protein: MKEDNFYERVYAVVRKIPRGRVTNYGAIADYIGTGMSARMVGWAMHGGQAILPKVPAHRVVNRNGLLTGKHHFSTPTLMMELLEAEGISVENNQVTHFRKLFWDPFLELNSRSNKKSGLSKKKRK; this comes from the coding sequence ATGAAAGAAGATAATTTCTATGAACGGGTTTATGCGGTGGTAAGAAAGATCCCGAGAGGTCGTGTTACCAATTACGGGGCTATCGCAGATTATATCGGCACGGGCATGAGTGCACGGATGGTTGGATGGGCAATGCATGGCGGCCAGGCCATTTTGCCTAAGGTTCCTGCCCACCGGGTGGTAAACCGTAACGGGCTGCTTACAGGCAAGCACCATTTTTCAACACCTACACTGATGATGGAATTGCTGGAAGCAGAGGGAATATCAGTTGAAAATAACCAGGTTACACATTTCAGGAAACTATTCTGGGATCCTTTCCTGGAACTGAATTCACGAAGCAATAAGAAATCAGGACTTTCAAAAAAGAAGAGAAAATAA
- a CDS encoding PAS domain S-box protein: MKKNEPASSFEEISRLEPSGIIVIGASAGGLNAFNELVSQFQNDWNAFDLRNLIHKVHNSKQPAKKSGLEINHNGSTHQVSIEAIPITSSDEGEILLVVFDETGPSIPTAIDASFAKDKLVQQLRTVIDAFKQDMASIVETLEVSNEELQSASEEVVSSNEELQSINEEMETSKEEIESTNEELLTMNHELQVRNDQLAESYDYSEAVIATIRESVLVLDSHFRIRNANRAFYKTFQVKEAETEEVVLYDLQNGEWNIPDLHELLEGLLPRNSHIQGYRIKHVFSRIGEKIMVLNVRKIVQKIHRQEYILIAIEDITEHETAQQIIAEREEWFRNMANNAPVMIWVSQPDKKRTFLNRTWLEFTGRKMEEEIGDGWMENIHKDDVGQYLEIYNASMEKQQPFEAEYRLRHHDGEYRWVKVHAKPTYSVNNTYVGYVGSVLDIQDQKDAEYSLKEAADRVEEILGSLPHMAWMADTNGKLIFVNKGYTAFTGLTLMQVQSQSRSDLIHPDDVEAAYKLRDKHFKEGTPYDFKVRYKRKEDGMYRWHLVRAVPLKDNGGKITAWVGTNTDIHDEQSLNELLLESTEKLRAALDGLPQMAWITDEKGNLHFVNKGYSLYTGQNENEVISFDHDSIHAEDSKKFLSKWRQHLKSGEPIELEVRYKRASDGMYRWHLLRATAIKNAKGNITSWVGTNTDIHEQKMFFGELERRVQQRTYELQEANVNLERSNNELEQFAYVASHDLQEPLRKILTFSDRLQERFYEVLPPDAKGYIDKIATSADRMTKLIDDLLNFSRASAINTGYEPVDLNKTLENVLKDFDVTIGNKNAKINCERLPVIEAIPVQMVQLFHNLLSNALKFVYAERPPEIFISAQNFDSKELINPGSLNHQTEYCEIVVRDNGIGFHSAYADQIFIIFQRLNENKNYPGTGIGLALCRKIVSNHGGKIYAESREKEGSSFHVILPLKQS; the protein is encoded by the coding sequence ATGAAAAAAAATGAACCGGCTTCGTCATTTGAAGAGATATCCCGCCTTGAGCCTTCCGGCATTATTGTAATAGGAGCCTCTGCCGGTGGTCTCAATGCTTTCAACGAGCTGGTTTCCCAATTCCAAAATGATTGGAATGCTTTCGATTTACGAAACCTTATTCATAAAGTTCATAATTCAAAGCAGCCAGCAAAGAAATCCGGACTCGAAATCAATCACAATGGAAGCACCCACCAGGTTTCTATAGAGGCAATCCCCATTACCTCATCCGATGAAGGAGAAATATTGCTCGTGGTGTTTGACGAAACTGGACCATCCATTCCCACCGCAATTGACGCTTCTTTCGCAAAAGATAAACTAGTGCAACAGTTGCGCACTGTAATAGATGCCTTTAAACAAGATATGGCTTCCATAGTAGAAACGCTCGAAGTAAGCAATGAGGAGCTGCAGTCCGCCAGTGAGGAAGTGGTATCCAGTAATGAAGAGCTGCAAAGTATTAATGAAGAGATGGAAACCAGTAAAGAAGAAATTGAAAGTACCAATGAGGAGCTGTTGACCATGAACCATGAATTACAGGTGCGGAACGATCAACTGGCAGAGTCCTACGATTATTCCGAAGCTGTTATTGCAACCATCAGAGAATCCGTGCTTGTGCTCGATAGCCATTTCCGAATTAGAAATGCAAACCGTGCATTTTACAAGACATTTCAGGTAAAGGAGGCCGAAACAGAGGAAGTAGTATTGTATGATCTTCAAAATGGTGAGTGGAACATACCAGATTTGCATGAGCTTCTGGAGGGATTACTTCCCCGAAACAGCCATATTCAGGGTTACAGAATAAAACACGTTTTCTCCCGGATCGGCGAAAAGATAATGGTTCTAAATGTGCGGAAAATCGTGCAAAAAATTCATCGACAGGAATACATATTGATTGCGATAGAAGACATCACCGAACATGAAACGGCACAGCAGATCATTGCAGAACGGGAAGAATGGTTCCGCAATATGGCGAACAATGCACCGGTAATGATATGGGTATCGCAGCCGGATAAAAAACGAACATTTCTGAACCGAACCTGGCTAGAGTTTACAGGGCGTAAAATGGAAGAAGAAATAGGTGACGGCTGGATGGAAAATATTCATAAAGATGATGTAGGGCAATATCTTGAAATCTATAATGCCAGCATGGAAAAGCAGCAACCTTTTGAGGCGGAATACCGGCTTCGCCACCATGATGGTGAATACCGCTGGGTAAAGGTTCATGCAAAGCCAACTTATTCGGTAAATAATACTTATGTAGGGTACGTAGGCAGTGTTCTGGATATACAGGATCAGAAAGATGCAGAGTATTCTTTAAAAGAGGCTGCAGACAGGGTGGAGGAAATTTTGGGATCACTGCCGCATATGGCCTGGATGGCAGATACAAATGGAAAATTGATATTCGTAAATAAAGGGTATACGGCCTTTACCGGCCTCACCTTAATGCAGGTGCAATCCCAGAGCAGATCGGATTTGATTCATCCTGATGATGTTGAAGCAGCATACAAGCTGAGAGACAAGCATTTTAAAGAAGGCACCCCGTATGATTTTAAGGTAAGGTATAAACGGAAAGAGGATGGAATGTACCGCTGGCACCTGGTACGGGCGGTTCCGTTAAAGGACAATGGTGGAAAGATTACTGCCTGGGTAGGAACCAACACAGATATTCATGACGAGCAATCATTGAATGAGTTACTTCTTGAATCCACAGAAAAGCTTCGTGCAGCTCTGGATGGATTGCCGCAAATGGCCTGGATAACGGATGAGAAAGGGAATTTACATTTTGTAAATAAAGGATACAGTCTGTATACAGGACAGAATGAAAACGAAGTCATATCATTTGATCACGATAGCATCCATGCGGAGGATTCTAAAAAGTTTTTGTCAAAATGGAGGCAACATTTAAAAAGCGGTGAACCCATTGAATTGGAGGTTCGCTATAAGCGGGCCAGCGATGGAATGTACCGTTGGCACCTGTTGCGTGCAACGGCAATTAAAAATGCGAAAGGTAACATTACCTCCTGGGTAGGCACCAATACGGACATCCATGAGCAAAAAATGTTTTTTGGAGAACTGGAGCGCAGGGTGCAACAACGAACCTACGAGCTTCAGGAAGCTAATGTCAATCTTGAGCGCTCCAATAACGAGCTCGAGCAGTTTGCCTACGTGGCCAGCCACGACCTGCAGGAACCTTTACGAAAAATTCTCACCTTCAGCGACCGCCTGCAAGAGCGTTTTTATGAAGTGTTGCCGCCGGACGCCAAGGGATATATTGATAAGATAGCTACCAGTGCCGATCGCATGACCAAGCTGATCGACGACCTGCTTAATTTTTCAAGGGCATCCGCCATCAATACAGGTTATGAGCCCGTTGATTTAAATAAAACCCTTGAAAATGTATTGAAGGATTTTGATGTTACTATCGGGAATAAAAATGCAAAGATAAACTGCGAGCGGCTTCCCGTTATCGAGGCAATACCCGTTCAAATGGTGCAGCTTTTTCATAACCTGCTGAGCAATGCACTTAAGTTCGTTTATGCTGAAAGGCCTCCGGAAATTTTTATTAGTGCACAAAATTTTGACAGCAAAGAATTGATCAATCCGGGCTCATTAAATCATCAAACGGAATATTGTGAAATAGTGGTAAGAGACAATGGCATTGGCTTTCATTCAGCTTACGCTGATCAGATCTTTATCATTTTTCAGCGCCTGAATGAAAATAAAAATTATCCGGGAACCGGTATAGGGCTGGCGTTATGCCGGAAGATTGTAAGCAACCATGGTGGAAAAATTTATGCTGAATCGCGTGAGAAAGAAGGTTCTTCATTCCACGTAATATTGCCGTTGAAGCAATCATAA
- a CDS encoding T9SS type A sorting domain-containing protein, which yields MKNFLLIAICLLIFKKSFSQANVYHPFPLDGGEWRADYFDEQCFGICEKRNYYTRGDTTIGNATYKKLYADIVPEVGNAFYGEYFGALREDTVNRKIYYFCSCSPEETILFDFDLDSGEVLPQTWLHDVADTMLVSSIDSILIDNSYHKKFNLTNTTGYPVALIEGVGWSGGLILEKIYSLIGWEVIYNLKCMKVNGEIQYLDTSYVYPSCDLPLAIENINIASVTSLIYPNPVPMGSTIYLNLTYPQQYKVKVLDITGRSVRPVIFSANSIYLPPDTFQKGIYLFEISKDKKQQPFFVKLIIL from the coding sequence ATGAAAAATTTTTTACTCATTGCTATTTGTCTTTTGATTTTCAAGAAATCTTTTTCACAGGCAAATGTGTATCATCCGTTTCCTCTTGATGGCGGAGAGTGGCGAGCAGATTATTTTGATGAGCAATGTTTTGGTATATGCGAGAAGCGAAATTATTATACCAGAGGTGATACCACTATTGGTAATGCAACCTATAAAAAGCTTTATGCGGATATAGTGCCCGAAGTGGGAAATGCATTTTACGGGGAATATTTTGGGGCGCTCAGAGAAGATACAGTTAACAGGAAAATATACTACTTCTGTTCCTGTAGTCCGGAAGAAACAATATTATTTGACTTTGATTTAGATTCTGGAGAGGTTTTACCGCAAACATGGCTGCATGACGTAGCAGATACAATGCTAGTCTCAAGCATTGATTCTATTTTAATTGATAATAGCTACCATAAGAAATTTAATTTAACAAATACAACTGGTTATCCAGTGGCATTGATTGAGGGAGTAGGTTGGTCTGGAGGTCTTATTCTCGAAAAAATATATTCTCTTATCGGCTGGGAAGTCATCTACAATTTGAAATGTATGAAGGTAAATGGAGAAATCCAGTATTTAGATACTTCATATGTTTATCCTTCCTGTGATTTGCCGTTGGCTATCGAAAATATAAATATAGCAAGTGTTACTTCGTTGATTTATCCCAATCCGGTACCGATGGGATCGACAATTTATTTAAATTTAACATATCCTCAACAATATAAAGTCAAGGTTCTCGATATTACTGGAAGGAGTGTTAGACCAGTGATATTTTCCGCGAATTCCATTTATCTACCTCCTGATACCTTTCAAAAAGGGATTTATTTGTTTGAAATATCCAAAGACAAGAAACAACAGCCATTTTTTGTTAAATTAATAATACTATAA
- a CDS encoding response regulator, translating into MNNSKLILIVDDDSDDQELFTEAVDEVNPEIKCISAVNGQDALEFLREQDGKLPDFIFLDLNMPRLNGKQCLAEIKRSKRFRNIPVIIYTTSKLDEDVKETKKLGAAYFLTKPSKFSDLKNAISFLVNEKADSKKLKLEFLQPL; encoded by the coding sequence ATGAACAATTCCAAACTGATTCTTATTGTAGATGATGATTCCGACGACCAGGAACTATTTACAGAAGCAGTAGATGAAGTGAATCCTGAAATAAAGTGCATCAGTGCGGTAAACGGTCAGGATGCATTGGAATTTTTGAGAGAACAGGATGGTAAGCTACCTGATTTTATTTTTTTAGATCTTAATATGCCCCGCCTTAATGGAAAGCAATGCCTTGCCGAAATTAAACGATCAAAGCGCTTCAGAAATATTCCTGTTATCATTTACACTACTTCCAAGTTAGACGAAGATGTAAAAGAAACTAAAAAGCTGGGTGCAGCTTATTTCCTTACCAAGCCGAGTAAGTTTAGCGATCTGAAGAATGCCATCAGTTTTTTAGTGAACGAAAAAGCTGATAGCAAAAAATTGAAGCTGGAATTCCTTCAACCTTTATAA